The Kribbella shirazensis genomic interval GCGCGCGTACGTCTGCCCGCCACGCACATGCTCGAGCTCCGCCCGCTGCACGACGTACTCCGCCCGCGCGAACGCCGGCCGCACACCGTCCGACACCCACCCCACGTGGTCGGTATGCACATGCGTCAACACGACCGCATCCACATCCCCCGGCTCCACGCCCACCTGCGCCAACAGCCCAGGCAACCGCCCACTCACCCCCAACCACTCAGCCGCATCCCCACCAGCCGGCCCGATCCCCGCATCCACCAACACCACACCGGATCCATCCACCACCAGGTAACTGTGGAAATGCAGCAGCCACCCACCCTCCCGAACGTTCCCCGGCATCACCCGCTCCGTCCAAGCCGCGTGCTCCGGACCCCACGCCGGCAGCGCGTCCCCGACTCCCTCCGGAAACACCGCCACCGCATCGCACAACACCGTCACGTCCATGAGGTCATTCTGCGGTGCGTTCAGGGCAGCAGCATCCAGGTGGCGAGGGTGGTCATGAGGAGGGCGATGGTGGAGTCGAGGACTTGCCAGGCTCGGGGGCGGGCGAAGAGGGGGGAGAGTTTGCGGGAGAAGAAGCCCAGGGCGAAGAACCAGGTGAAGCTGGCGGTTACCGCGCCTACGCCGTAGAGCCAGCGGCCGTCGGTGCCTCGTTGGTTGGCGAGGGAGCCCAGGAGGACGACGGTGTCCAGGTAGACGTGGGGGTTGAGGTACGTGAAGCCCAGGCAGGCCAGTACGACGCTGCGGAGGGCGGCGGGGGCGTGGTCGGCCGGTGTGATCGAACCGGGCTTGAAGGCTCGTTTCGCGGCGAGGAACGCATAGGCGTAGAGGAATGCCGCTCCGCCGAACTTGGCGATGTCGAGCGCGAGTTGGCTGCGGGTGAGGAGTGCGCCGAGGCCGAGGATGCCGCCGGAGATCAGGAGTGCGTCGGAGAGTGCGCAGGTCAGGACGACCGGCAGGACGTGCTCGCGGCGCAGACCTTGGCGCAGGACGAACACGTTCTGGGCGCCGATCGCGACGATCAGGGACAGTGCCGTGGCGAAACCGGCGAGGAGGGGCATGTCTTCGACGGTAGGTACTCCTCGGCCTTCAAACCAGCTAAAGATTGTGATGCACCATTAGGATTGCTTCATCATGCAGTTCGACTCCGTGCAGCTCGAGACGTTCGTGGCGGTCCTCGACGAGGGCAGCTTCGACGCCGCCGCGCGCCGGTTGCGCGTCACGCCGTCCGCGGTCAGCCAACGGATCAAGGCGCTGGAGAGCCGCCTCGGGCAGGTCGTGGTGATGCGCGGCAAGCCGGCCCGGGCGACCGCGGCGGGTGCGGCGCTGCTCCGCCTGGCCCGCCAGGTCTCGCTGCTCGAACTCGAGGCGATCGCCGCCGTCCGCGGCACCGTCGACGCGCAGCGCATCCCGATCGCGGTCAACGCGGACTCGCTGAACAACTGGTTCCTGCCCGCGATGCTCGACCTCTC includes:
- a CDS encoding MBL fold metallo-hydrolase, which produces MDVTVLCDAVAVFPEGVGDALPAWGPEHAAWTERVMPGNVREGGWLLHFHSYLVVDGSGVVLVDAGIGPAGGDAAEWLGVSGRLPGLLAQVGVEPGDVDAVVLTHVHTDHVGWVSDGVRPAFARAEYVVQRAELEHVRGGQTYARRIQPIEEAGQLRVVDGETALRGMRLLPTPGHTPGHQAVVTERAVLGGDVLVHPAQARWPELTYVYELDPAVAVTSRREVLGLAATLGIPIAAAHPHVALSADATPITSGGTGTDLCPPYQLPS
- a CDS encoding LysE/ArgO family amino acid transporter; this encodes MPLLAGFATALSLIVAIGAQNVFVLRQGLRREHVLPVVLTCALSDALLISGGILGLGALLTRSQLALDIAKFGGAAFLYAYAFLAAKRAFKPGSITPADHAPAALRSVVLACLGFTYLNPHVYLDTVVLLGSLANQRGTDGRWLYGVGAVTASFTWFFALGFFSRKLSPLFARPRAWQVLDSTIALLMTTLATWMLLP